The Micromonospora krabiensis genome window below encodes:
- a CDS encoding serine/threonine-protein kinase: MRQVLIAGRYRLLDLVGRGGMGRVWRARDEMLHRDVAVKQVVPPSWLADDERAELRSRTLREARTAARLNHPNVVRLYDVVQVDGDPWIVMEYVPSRTLQDVLDGEGPLDPRRAARIGLAVLAALRAAHTAGVLHRDVKPQNVLVAYDGRVLLTDFGLATFDGGDGVMTRPGLVLGSPQYVSPERAAEGVSSVEADLWSLGATLHAAVEGRSPYARSTAMATLTALATAPPDPAPHAGPLEPVLTGLLRREPGDRVGHDEARRRLTAAAAAPPGDGLVAAPTVDRPAAPDAGGRGTGQAAPAGVAAPESTGPAGGAPPPPVDGPPPSGGSGSTARTTAGTDTGRAIRSWNGRLARRVGLVSTALLVAAAAGIGTALTVTGDGPDADQAGSRATGQPTDRWGQPPERPYGEPGGPGGPRPGEPPGPRPGGRDVPPPPFPCVRPDIWGEPVPAGTPAPGERFRPPRGWSWYGDAMGFRLALPAGWRYSREGGVTCFQDPSTGRALSVTGPHSGDPNERLRGVRDRASEIGALPDYHEVRLGPVDGDTAWEARWTTPHGTRQHAELRVPARPPEAARWTLGWITADPDWTAARRDWSTLRASFRPPG, from the coding sequence ATGCGGCAGGTGCTGATCGCTGGTCGGTACCGGCTGCTCGACCTGGTGGGCCGCGGCGGCATGGGCCGGGTGTGGCGGGCCCGCGACGAGATGCTGCACCGCGACGTCGCGGTCAAGCAGGTCGTCCCGCCGTCCTGGCTGGCCGACGATGAACGCGCCGAACTGCGCTCCCGCACCCTGCGTGAGGCGCGGACGGCCGCGCGCCTCAACCACCCGAACGTGGTCCGGCTCTACGACGTGGTCCAGGTCGACGGCGATCCGTGGATCGTCATGGAGTACGTGCCGTCGCGCACCCTGCAGGACGTGCTGGACGGCGAGGGGCCGCTCGACCCGCGCCGGGCGGCCCGCATCGGGCTCGCCGTGCTCGCCGCGCTGCGCGCCGCGCACACCGCCGGGGTGCTGCACCGCGACGTGAAGCCGCAGAACGTGCTCGTGGCGTACGACGGGCGGGTGCTGCTCACCGACTTCGGCCTGGCCACCTTCGACGGTGGCGACGGCGTGATGACCCGCCCGGGCCTGGTGCTCGGCTCCCCGCAGTACGTCTCCCCGGAGCGCGCCGCCGAGGGCGTGTCCAGCGTGGAGGCCGACCTGTGGTCGCTGGGCGCGACCCTGCACGCCGCGGTGGAGGGCCGCTCCCCGTACGCCCGCAGCACCGCCATGGCCACCCTGACCGCGCTGGCGACCGCGCCACCGGACCCGGCGCCGCACGCGGGTCCACTGGAACCGGTGCTCACCGGGCTGCTGCGCCGGGAGCCGGGTGACCGCGTCGGCCACGACGAGGCCCGGCGCCGACTCACGGCCGCGGCGGCGGCCCCGCCGGGTGATGGCCTGGTGGCCGCCCCGACGGTGGACAGGCCGGCGGCACCCGACGCGGGCGGGCGCGGCACCGGGCAGGCCGCCCCGGCCGGCGTCGCGGCGCCGGAGTCGACCGGTCCGGCGGGCGGCGCACCGCCGCCGCCGGTCGACGGGCCGCCGCCCAGCGGTGGTTCCGGGTCGACCGCCCGCACGACGGCCGGCACCGACACCGGACGAGCGATCCGATCGTGGAACGGACGCCTGGCTCGGCGGGTGGGTCTGGTCTCCACCGCCCTGCTCGTGGCCGCCGCGGCCGGGATCGGCACCGCGCTCACCGTGACCGGCGACGGCCCCGACGCGGACCAGGCGGGATCGCGCGCCACCGGTCAGCCGACGGACCGGTGGGGGCAGCCGCCCGAGCGGCCCTACGGGGAACCCGGCGGTCCGGGTGGCCCTCGCCCGGGTGAGCCTCCCGGCCCACGGCCCGGGGGTCGGGACGTCCCCCCACCGCCGTTCCCGTGCGTCCGCCCGGACATCTGGGGCGAGCCGGTCCCGGCCGGCACCCCGGCGCCCGGCGAGCGGTTCCGACCACCGCGCGGGTGGAGCTGGTACGGCGACGCGATGGGATTCCGGCTGGCCCTGCCCGCCGGCTGGCGTTATTCCCGCGAAGGTGGGGTCACGTGCTTCCAGGACCCGTCGACCGGCCGGGCGCTGAGTGTCACCGGCCCGCACTCCGGCGACCCGAACGAGCGGCTGCGCGGGGTACGCGACCGTGCCTCCGAGATCGGCGCGCTGCCCGACTACCACGAGGTGCGCCTGGGACCGGTCGACGGCGACACGGCATGGGAGGCCCGCTGGACCACTCCCCACGGCACCCGCCAGCACGCCGAGCTGCGAGTGCCCGCCAGGCCACCGGAGGCCGCCCGGTGGACCCTGGGCTGGATCACCGCCGATCCCGACTGGACGGCCGCCCGGCGGGACTGGTCGACCCTGCGCGCCAGCTTCCGCCCGCCGGGCTGA